From the genome of Planctomycetia bacterium, one region includes:
- a CDS encoding SGNH/GDSL hydrolase family protein: MNLRITLDKTAIRLAAICLSFGLLASTASSTSAAEFFFRDGDRIVVMGDSITEQHLYSNYLETWITTRFPKWNLAFRNIGIGGDSSTGGNGRFQRDVVSFKPTAMTVDFGMNDGGYRPYDKAIFDRYMLGLQGIADQAKKAGVRVAWCTPQPLDGPEGGDTALTGYNLTLEKLSEGVKANAEKNAGLFVDQFHPYMAVLDKARSDKSKRYARITAGDAVHPGPPGQAVMAYSILQGLNFPTFVSSVEIDAADLKSAKGEKCQVSAVARDGDTLTFDRLDESLPFFPQDAAPILPWTSIRDLANDYRLTVRGLKPGSYEVKLGDKSVAKYTAEELAAGVNLATPALAAGPVADQVNDIRKAIEAKNKFYHDRIFRGIILSSVSIPDYLGIKLTPQEIESKKQAAIAERTQELPTLEAAIRKTLELKSHKVTIAPAK, from the coding sequence ATGAACCTTCGCATCACCCTGGACAAAACTGCGATTCGCCTCGCGGCAATCTGCCTCAGTTTCGGCTTGCTCGCCTCGACCGCTTCAAGCACATCGGCCGCGGAGTTTTTCTTTCGCGACGGCGATCGGATCGTCGTGATGGGCGACTCGATCACCGAGCAGCACCTGTACAGCAACTACCTCGAGACGTGGATTACGACGCGGTTTCCGAAGTGGAACCTCGCGTTCCGCAACATCGGCATCGGCGGCGACTCCAGCACCGGCGGCAACGGCCGGTTTCAGCGCGATGTCGTATCGTTCAAGCCGACGGCGATGACCGTCGACTTCGGCATGAACGACGGCGGCTATCGACCGTACGACAAAGCGATCTTCGATCGTTACATGCTGGGTCTGCAAGGAATCGCCGATCAAGCGAAGAAGGCCGGCGTGCGAGTGGCGTGGTGCACTCCGCAACCGCTCGATGGTCCGGAAGGAGGGGACACGGCGCTGACTGGTTACAACCTCACGTTGGAAAAACTCTCCGAAGGGGTGAAGGCGAACGCCGAGAAGAACGCCGGCCTGTTCGTCGATCAATTCCATCCGTACATGGCCGTGCTCGATAAAGCGCGCAGCGACAAGTCGAAGCGTTATGCTCGAATCACCGCGGGCGATGCCGTTCACCCGGGTCCGCCGGGCCAAGCGGTCATGGCCTACTCCATTCTGCAAGGACTCAACTTCCCGACGTTCGTCTCGTCAGTCGAGATCGACGCCGCCGATCTGAAGTCGGCCAAGGGAGAGAAGTGCCAAGTGTCCGCCGTCGCTCGCGACGGCGACACGCTCACGTTCGATCGGCTCGATGAATCGCTGCCGTTCTTCCCGCAAGACGCCGCCCCGATCTTGCCGTGGACTTCGATTCGCGACCTCGCCAACGACTATCGCCTCACGGTTCGCGGCCTCAAGCCGGGGAGCTACGAAGTGAAGCTCGGCGACAAGTCGGTTGCGAAGTACACGGCCGAGGAGTTGGCCGCGGGTGTGAATCTCGCGACGCCGGCGCTCGCCGCCGGGCCGGTGGCCGATCAGGTGAACGACATCCGCAAGGCGATCGAAGCGAAGAATAAGTTCTATCACGATCGAATCTTCCGCGGCATCATTCTGTCGAGCGTCTCGATTCCCGATTACCTCGGCATCAAACTCACGCCGCAAGAAATCGAATCGAAGAAGCAAGCGGCGATCGCCGAGCGGACCCAAGAGTTGCCGACGCTCGAAGCCGCGATTCGCAAGACGCTCGAGTTGAAGTCGCACAAGGTCACGATCGCTCCGGCCAAGTAA